ggaaggctagaacttttaaatttgggaaagaaactttccctttgtctgtcgttctctgggctggagggacagagcagcaatattgtaagcagctttaagccaggtatgatcataaatcatcagatcatacctagaactacttatctgaactccaaatgtgtaagtagatcagaatgtttagctatACGCGATCAGGTttacttctgtttattttttaaggcttgtggatctcctctgtgctaacccctgatgcttttgtttgcttgtaacctttaagctgaacccccaagaaagctattttgggtgcttaatttttgtaattgtttcttttaagatctagcaaaaagtcTAAATTCCAGatataattttttcctttttgtttttaataaaattttaccttttttaagaacaggtttggatttttggtgtcctaagaggtttgtgcatgttgtttgattagctgctagccacagctaatttcctttgttttccttcttagctcttccccggagggcggtgggggagggcttgaggataccccacagggaggaattcccaagtgctccttcctgggttcaaagggtttttttttgcatttgggtggtggcagcgtttactaAGCCAagatcagagagaagctgtaacctagGGAGTATAATACAAGTCTGGAGtgacaaatattaatttttaaaatccttgcgggcccccacttcCTGTactcggagtgacagagtggggattcagccttgacaaacTGAAATATCAGTTAATCCAAAAATCAGCACAGTACAGCACCTAAGCCTCATTTAATTAATTGAATAGCACCCCTGCCACTGCACTGGGACAGTATTAACCTAAACAAATGTTACCCTTCACACTGGGACAGTACTGATGTAAAATTTTTGACCTTCTTAGATTGTATGTTCTTCAGCGCAGGGGATGTCTTCTGCTGTGTTTTGTCAGTTCCTGGTATATTTTGGGTGATAACACATGCTTGCTACAATTGAAATACTGATCACACCCCTCTTTCCTTTAATGTATGAGGTCAAGCTAAAATAGACTGATAAAAATGGAAGCCAATTTCAATCTTTATAACTAGtcaaaatacaaaacatttttatttaatatttggtTGTGTAAAACAACTGCTTTTGGAATAATATTGTAATATTTAGAGTACACAATAAAATTTAGTATCAAGCTGTAGTAGAGAGAGCCTAGACCATTAGGTCTGGTGCAAGACCTGAGACCTGAACCAGAGACTGTGAACCAAAGTCAAGCCATGCATTAAAGCAAATGCCTATAAGTTCAATGTCTGCTACATGAACTTGGCATAGATACCTCTAGCATTGCTAAAATACACTGAATATGTAAACATATTCCTGCAGACTAACACATGTACACCCCAACCTAGCACAAGATAAGACGAATAGTTTTGTCTGTAACATCGGGGAAATGTTTTGTCTATAACACTGGGGGAAGGTACAAGAGGAGGTAACAAACATCATGAAATGTGTAAGGAGATGTGTAAGTTGTTTATTCCATATTGTTTGcctcagtctataaatgttgggATACCTCGCCTTAACTCTTTGTCTGGCCTATGGGGCAGTGGGAAGTCCTTGTTGCTAATcccattgtcatgggcatacatgtattagtgtaCCTGAAGAATCTATGGAGTGCTAGTACCATGCTTTGTCGGCAATAAACCGGGTTGAGCGCCTTTGCCACTGAACCAAGTTTGCGGTCTTTCCTGGCAGTTCTCTCAAGGTTTGCTGAACCAGCTACCTgttcagagctgggacagcacacagagaggacacacacacataccaccaCTGACAACCAGTTTAGTAGCGtgctttattttactttaattcaaaaacatttcaatattgtTGTTTGATTCAGATAATATATTACAAATGAATCCCATTCATACAATACAAGTAAGTGTTATATATGAATTTCTGTGGAGTATGTAGGGTACTTCTTATTTGTAAGTATTTTACTTCCCATGGATATCTATAAGAAACTTTACAAGCAGTAATAGCCTTAGGAATGCTTTAGACTAGAGTGCCTGCCCAGCTGTTGAGATCTATTTAttgctttcttaaaaaaagaaaaaaaaataggaattcCGGGTTCATGATAATTGTGAATTTTttgctaaaaaacaaaaaacaccacaacaAAAAATCCCTTTCATATGTTCTTTTTTTGCAAGAAAATCAAAAAGGAGCCCTGCATATTATCAAATTCGATACGGTTAGTGTAAAAAAATCTGCCAAAATATCTTGCcggttgttttattgtttttaaggggggcatattttaaaatagatttaatttaaaaaatggcttattttgttttaaaaataaaatgttatggcTGATTTTACTGTTGATGAAAGCCAACACTGAGATAAGCCAGATATAGTACAGAAAGGAACTGTTAAAGCTTTGTCAATAGAAGTACATTCTGACCTATAGCTGTTCTAATTTCAGGCCCCTCATGAAGTTCTGTCTAGGGCCTTCAGACCTAGGTACCTAAAGTTAGAGTTTCTAAATCCATTTTTGGCAACTAAATGAAAAGGGACTGATTTTGCAGAGGTTCTAAGCAACTCCAGTTCCTATTCAACTCAATGGGAGCCGCAACTGTTtaacaattttgaaaatcaggacacctCTTAgtacaggggcgggcaaactatggctcaggggccacatctggcccttcagatattttaatcaggcccttgagctcctgctggggagtggggtatggggcttgccccactctacGCATGCCATGGCTCCACGCCACTCCCACCGCTTCCATTGGCCggaaaccaatgggagctgcaggggcagtgcctgtggatggggcagcgcgcAGTGTCGCCTGGCCGCACcgatgtgtaggagccagagggtgaACGTTCTGCTGCTTTTGGGAGcagcttgaggtaagtgctgcctggagcctgcacccctgaccccttcccatgcccccaaccccctgccccagccctgatccccgtcccaccctcactccctcctgcactccaacctccaatttcgtgagcatcatggcccaccatacaattttcatacccagatgtggccctcatgccaaaaagtttgcccacccctgtcttggtaggtgtctacactatgaaattaggtcgattttatagaagtcaatttttagaaatcgattttatacagtcgattgcgtacgTTCACACTAtgtgcattaagtcggcagagtgcgtcctcactaccgtgactagcatcaacttacggagtggtgcactgtgggtagctatcccacagttcccgcagtctccaccactcattggaattctgggttaagctcccaatgcctgatggggcaaaagcattgtcgcgggtggttttgggtacatgtcatcagtcgcccctccctctgtgaaagcaacggaaGACAATAGTTTTGCACCTCTTTTCTgcgcagatgccataccacagcaaacgtgcagcccactcagctaagCTCACCAACACTGTGgctgtgtcctgggtgctgccggcagcagacggtgcagtaggactgctaaccgtcatcatccattgcttccgctgcaactctgctctcctataCTCGGGGAATACATTCTGGTCTTCCTGGGTGCTGCTAACCAtagtcatccaccacttccactgtaactctgctctcctgcagacaccataccacagcaagcattgagcccgctcagctcaccatcaccgcggctattgtgtcctgggtgctgctgtcagcagacatgCAGTACGtctgctaaccatcatcatccaccacttccgctgcaactctcctctcctgcagacgccataccatggcaagaaTGGAGCCCACTTAGCTCAccatcaccactgctgttgtgagcattgtaaacacctcgcatattatcctggagtatatgcagaaccgggctaagagatgcCTGCAcgaggaggattttgatgaggacatggacacagatgttcctgaaagcacgggctgtggcaattgtgACATCACGGTGGCAGtagggctggttgatacagtggaacgctgattctgggccaggcaaacaagcacagactggtgggaccgcatagtgttgcaggtatgggatgattcacattggctgcaaaacttttgcatgcatagggccactttcctggaactcggTGAGTTGCTTTCGCCCatcctgaagcacaggaataccaagatgagagctgccctgacagttgagaagcgagtgacgATAGCCCTGttgaagcttgcaacgcctgactgctaccggtcagttgggaatcaatttggagtgggcaagtctactgtgggggctgctgtgatccaagtagccaatgcaatcattgacattctgttatcaaggggtagtgattctgggaaatgtgcaggtcaaaGTGGATGGctctgctgcaatgggattccctaactgtggtggggcaatagacagaacgcatatcccaaTCTTGGCcccagaccaccttggcagccattacgtaaaccacaaggggtacttctcaatgatgctgcaagcactggtggatcacaagggatgtttcaccaacatcaacatgagatggcagggaaaggtgcatgatgtgcacatatttaggaactccaggctgtttgagcagctgcaagaagggactgactttccagaccacaaaattaccattggagatgttgaaatgccagtagttatccttgaggacccagcctaccccttgctcccatagctcatgaagctgtacacaggcagcctggacagtagtagggagcaattcaactataggctgagcaagtgcagaatgtgcctttgaacatttaaaagctcacttgCACTGTTtactgactaggtcagacctcagcgcagcCAACATTCTGattattattgctgcttgctgtgtgctccataatatctgtgagagtaagggggagacgtttatggtggggtgggaggttgaggcaaatcgcctggcatccaattttgagcagccagacaccaaagcgattagaagagcacaacaaggtgcgctgcacatcagagaggatttgaaaaccagtttcatgactggccaggctacggtgtgaccattgtgtgtgtttctccttgatgcaaactcAGCCCccttggttgattttaattccctgtaaccaAACCACTCTCCCTCCcgccttcaaaataaagtaactattgttttgaaaccatgcattctttctttattagttACAAAtaaagggagataactgacaaggtaacctgggtgggggaggagggaaggacaaggccacattgctttttgtagccacactacaaatcaaactgtttgaatgacagccttctgttgcttgggccatcctctagAGTGCAGTGGCTGGGTGCCGGAGCCTCCCCGGCTGCATTCttaggcatctgggtgaggaagatatggaacttggggaggatgtCAGGtggttgtacaatggatgcagctggggtctgtgctcctgttggctttcctgcagctccaccagatgcttcatcatgtccgtttgctcccccattagcctcagcatcgcctcctgcctcagCTCTTCATgatcacttaatgctttcctagcctctaacactgaatgcctccatgcattaagctgtgccctatcagtgtgggaggactgcataagCTCGTAAAACATGTCATCATCAGTGCgcttttttcgccttctaatctgcgataacctcagggatggagctGATCGGGGGAGcttagaaacatttgcacctgtgggggagataaaaagggagagtaaaatttaagatgatacgtttctgaaaacaaaatggagactCCTTCACAGTGAAtgaagcaattcacagcagacagcacatgtgctttaggtacaaggtggcattttgccttttatattgagtgcctgatggtatggtgacacatcacgcACAGctaggcaacagaatttggtttccaggcagccatggtaaggcacaaggtacgcggggttggcttcttacacataaaatgtgggaatggtttcaaactgcagcaccatcctttcccatagcaagcaatgggttgggtttcacatttaaaaggagggactgcGGTTTTTGAGTGGATGTGAAGCACACACCTCCCCgcaccccaccgtgtggctattctctggaaTGAGCCCTTCACCTGTTCCCCCAtcacgtggctattctctgggatgaccCCTTTCAGCCAAACGCAAACAGCCGAGCATGAATGGggtaaatcaaacattaaacactattgcttttaaaccctgtagtgTAGCAACAAATGTGCattcaccagagctgccttctccagcgtcagggttggggatcccgccTTCGGAGGGTATTGGGTCCaggatgatgaaaaggtcctggctgctggggagaacggattcaccacttgcctgctgtgcattctcctcctcctcctcatccacaaaatcctcctccctgttgcgtgagactccccccttgcaggtgttcaCAGACAGTGGTAGGGTAGTGGTAGGGttcccccctagaatgccatgcagctgatcatagaagcggcatgtatgggggtCCGACCCAgagcgactgtttgcctcctttgtcttttggtaggcttgcctgagctccttaactttcacgcggcactgctatGTGTCCctgtgtagcctctctccaacatgccctgtgcgattttggcaaatatatttgcatttcttttttttaatcagagtttggcctgcacagattcttctccccatacagcaatcagatccagtgtctcccgttcggtccatgctggagctcgtttgcgattctgggactgcatgatcaccggtgctgctgagctcaccacactgaccaaacaggaaatgaaattcaaaagtt
This DNA window, taken from Dermochelys coriacea isolate rDerCor1 chromosome 6, rDerCor1.pri.v4, whole genome shotgun sequence, encodes the following:
- the LOC122460701 gene encoding uncharacterized protein LOC122460701 gives rise to the protein MPNEASLAESCTKCRVKVKELRQAYQKTKEANSRSGSDPHTCRFYDQLHGILGGNPTTTLPLSVNTCKGGVSRNREEDFVDEEEEENAQQASGESVLPSSQDLFIILDPIPSEGGIPNPDAGEGSSGANVSKLPRSAPSLRLSQIRRRKKRTDDDMFYELMQSSHTDRAQLNAWRHSVLEARKALSDHEELRDTTNIITGCHNACRRSIPG